The Trueperaceae bacterium genome has a window encoding:
- the fabZ gene encoding 3-hydroxyacyl-ACP dehydratase FabZ, producing the protein MDLDVRAVLPHRYPFLFVDRLVSLEGDDFECVKNVTHDEPFFAGHFPQEPVMPGVLIVEALAQAAGVALAAREGGAPAGIGYLAGIEGARFRRKVVPGDVLRLTGRIVAFRRGLCKVEAKALVGEEVAAEASLSFLYSS; encoded by the coding sequence ATGGACCTGGACGTCCGGGCGGTCCTGCCCCACCGCTACCCCTTCCTCTTCGTCGACAGGCTCGTCTCCCTCGAGGGCGACGACTTCGAGTGCGTCAAGAACGTCACCCACGACGAGCCGTTCTTCGCGGGGCACTTCCCCCAGGAGCCGGTGATGCCGGGCGTGCTGATCGTCGAGGCGCTGGCGCAGGCGGCCGGCGTCGCGCTGGCGGCGCGCGAGGGCGGCGCGCCCGCGGGCATCGGCTACCTGGCCGGCATCGAGGGCGCGCGCTTCCGCCGCAAGGTCGTGCCCGGCGACGTCCTGCGGCTCACCGGCCGCATCGTCGCGTTCCGGCGCGGGCTGTGCAAGGTCGAGGCCAAGGCCCTGGTCGGCGAGGAGGTCGCCGCCGAGGCCTCGCTGTCGTTCCTCTACTCCTCCTGA
- the lpxA gene encoding acyl-ACP--UDP-N-acetylglucosamine O-acyltransferase, giving the protein MPGSAGGAPAEPGAPPRVARTAVVEDPSSLAPGVTVAAGAYVAAGAALGAGVTVGPGVVVEGGVRVGAGTRLLAGTVLHSGVEVGARCAVGPYAVLGGEPMDTAFRGEESRVLIEDDVTIREFVTVHRATGEGEVTRVGAGTLLMSYVHVSHNTVVGRRCVLTTCVQLGGHSVVGDRANLGSNSLLHQFCRVGAYAMFGAASAANQDVLPFAMARGNPARHYRLNTVGLRRAGFDGERYRHLEDALRALRRRDTAALEELATVSRDAAELLEFVRTSRRGVLKFVTGGR; this is encoded by the coding sequence GTGCCAGGGTCAGCAGGCGGCGCGCCGGCCGAGCCGGGCGCGCCGCCCCGCGTCGCCCGCACCGCCGTCGTCGAGGACCCCTCATCGCTCGCCCCCGGCGTGACGGTGGCGGCCGGCGCCTACGTGGCGGCCGGCGCCGCGCTGGGCGCGGGCGTGACCGTGGGGCCCGGCGTCGTGGTCGAGGGCGGGGTGCGGGTGGGGGCCGGCACGCGGCTGCTCGCCGGCACGGTCCTCCACAGCGGCGTGGAGGTCGGCGCGCGCTGCGCCGTCGGGCCATACGCCGTGCTGGGCGGCGAGCCCATGGACACGGCCTTCCGCGGCGAGGAGAGCCGCGTCCTCATCGAGGACGACGTGACGATCCGCGAGTTCGTCACCGTGCACCGCGCCACCGGCGAGGGCGAGGTCACGCGCGTGGGCGCCGGCACGCTGCTCATGAGCTACGTCCACGTCTCGCACAACACCGTCGTGGGCCGGCGCTGCGTCCTCACCACCTGCGTGCAGCTCGGCGGCCACTCCGTCGTCGGCGACAGGGCGAACCTGGGGTCGAACAGCCTCCTCCACCAGTTCTGCCGCGTCGGCGCCTACGCGATGTTCGGGGCGGCCAGCGCCGCGAACCAGGACGTCCTGCCGTTCGCGATGGCGCGCGGCAACCCGGCCAGGCACTACCGCCTCAACACCGTGGGCCTGCGGCGGGCCGGCTTCGACGGCGAGCGCTACCGCCACCTCGAGGACGCGCTGCGGGCCCTGCGCCGCCGCGACACGGCCGCGCTCGAGGAGCTCGCCACCGTGAGCCGGGACGCGGCCGAGCTCCTGGAGTTCGTGCGCACCAGCCGGCGCGGCGTCCTGAAGTTCGTGACGGGGGGAAGATGA